A section of the Bryobacteraceae bacterium genome encodes:
- the pyrR gene encoding bifunctional protein PyrR yields the protein MSATREKAQLMSASEMDRTLVRLAHEVLEKTSNPANLAFIGIRRRGVPMAERIARKIESLENIRVPVGAIDITLYRDDLSTIGPKPVVSATQIDFPITGKDVILMDDVLYTGRTVRAALDALFELGRPARVQLLVLIDRGHRELPIEAQFIGRKVPTSSREIIEVKFQEIDGVEKVMLVEKVD from the coding sequence ATGAGCGCCACCCGAGAAAAAGCCCAACTGATGAGCGCCTCCGAGATGGACCGCACGCTGGTGCGGCTGGCCCACGAGGTGCTCGAGAAGACGAGCAATCCCGCCAATCTCGCCTTCATCGGCATCCGCCGCCGCGGCGTGCCCATGGCCGAGCGGATCGCGCGCAAGATCGAATCTCTCGAAAACATTCGCGTGCCCGTCGGAGCCATCGACATCACCCTCTACCGCGACGACCTGTCGACCATCGGCCCCAAGCCGGTGGTCTCGGCCACGCAGATCGACTTCCCAATCACCGGCAAGGACGTCATTCTGATGGACGACGTGCTCTACACGGGCCGCACCGTGCGCGCGGCGCTGGACGCGCTGTTTGAACTCGGCCGCCCGGCGCGCGTGCAGCTTCTGGTGCTGATCGACCGCGGCCACCGCGAGCTGCCCATCGAGGCGCAGTTCATCGGCCGCAAGGTCCCCACCTCGTCGCGGGAGATCATCGAGGTGAAGTTCCAGGAGATCGACGGCGTCGAAAAGGTGATGCTGGT
- the hom gene encoding homoserine dehydrogenase, producing the protein MKGVGIGIIGLGNVGSGTLTILAENAAEIARKLGFPLRVVAVCSRNPQAKTLPAGVEPALITSDWRQVVAHPEVEIVAELIGGVTVAGEIVEAALRAGKCVVTANKELVALRGPELCLLAEQHGATLAMEASVCGGIPIHAVLREGIAGDRIEALFGILNGTSNYILTEIEQHGAGFDEVLGEAQRLGYAEADPAADVDGWDARSKLALLASLAFGVRLEPASIPTEGIRRVSPIDFEYARQLGSTIRLLCSARRADGGLFVSVRPSLLPLKTIMAGVRGAYNAVWVRGTYGADTFYYGRGAGPLPTGVAVASDLMRVARELRPAPDHRVPPFAARTLEPVSPLPVGRQQRPWYLRFRIKDRPGIIRDLSTILARHAISIDAVLQLPGQDKQNLPFVITLESSPEAAVRAALEEMQALDFMVEPPLAMPIESGL; encoded by the coding sequence ATGAAGGGCGTCGGAATTGGCATTATCGGCCTCGGCAACGTGGGCAGCGGAACCCTTACCATTCTCGCGGAAAATGCTGCGGAAATCGCCCGCAAGCTCGGCTTCCCGCTGCGCGTCGTGGCCGTATGCAGCCGCAACCCTCAGGCGAAGACGCTGCCCGCCGGCGTCGAGCCTGCGCTCATTACCAGTGACTGGCGCCAGGTGGTGGCGCACCCGGAAGTCGAGATCGTCGCCGAGCTCATTGGCGGCGTCACCGTGGCGGGCGAGATCGTCGAGGCCGCGCTGCGCGCCGGCAAATGCGTGGTCACCGCCAACAAGGAACTGGTGGCGCTGCGCGGCCCCGAGCTGTGCCTTCTGGCCGAACAGCACGGCGCAACGCTGGCCATGGAAGCCAGCGTCTGCGGCGGCATACCGATCCACGCGGTGCTGCGCGAGGGCATCGCCGGGGACCGCATTGAGGCGCTGTTTGGCATCCTCAACGGCACCAGCAACTACATCCTCACCGAGATCGAACAGCACGGCGCGGGCTTTGACGAGGTGCTCGGCGAGGCGCAACGGCTCGGCTACGCCGAGGCCGATCCGGCGGCCGACGTCGATGGCTGGGACGCGCGCTCCAAGCTTGCGTTGCTCGCCTCGCTCGCCTTCGGCGTGCGGCTGGAGCCGGCCTCCATCCCGACGGAAGGCATCCGGCGCGTTTCGCCCATCGACTTCGAATACGCGCGCCAGCTTGGCTCCACCATCCGCCTGCTGTGTTCGGCGCGGCGCGCCGATGGCGGGCTGTTTGTCAGCGTGCGGCCTTCGCTGCTGCCGCTGAAAACGATCATGGCCGGCGTGCGCGGCGCCTATAACGCCGTGTGGGTGCGCGGCACTTATGGCGCGGACACGTTTTACTACGGCCGCGGCGCCGGGCCGCTGCCGACGGGCGTTGCCGTCGCGAGCGACCTGATGCGCGTGGCGCGCGAGCTGCGCCCGGCGCCCGACCACCGCGTGCCGCCCTTCGCCGCACGCACCCTCGAGCCGGTCAGCCCGCTGCCCGTCGGCCGGCAGCAACGGCCCTGGTACCTGCGCTTCCGCATCAAGGACCGGCCGGGCATCATCCGCGACCTTTCCACCATCCTGGCGCGCCATGCCATCTCGATCGACGCGGTGCTTCAGCTGCCCGGGCAGGACAAGCAGAACCTGCCGTTCGTCATCACGCTGGAGAGCTCGCCCGAGGCGGCGGTGCGCGCCGCGCTTGAAGAGATGCAGGCGCTCGACTTCATGGTCGAGCCGCCGCTGGCGATGCCGATCGAAAGCGGCCTTTAG
- the oliA gene encoding oligopeptide transporter, OPT family protein encodes MANQQTSHRPFVPPDLTMTEFTLRAVVLGLVMTVILGAANAYLGLRAGQTIAATYPAAVISMAVLRLFRGSILEENMARTVGSIGESVAAGAIFTIPAFVIVGAWQKFDTFEAYWQSSALMLVGGTLGILFVTLLRRVMVEDPELPFPESKAAAEIHKAGQRGADAARTLFQAMGVGAFVYLLGEFRLFSASRDFLLKIGELGKSVVRLGSAGTASVGGFTKFSLPAVAPAYLGVGFIIGPRLGALNFAGGLTAWGLLVPLLVYFLGPELAKNIPPGGGHAAWDAIASQVWRNIVRPIAVGGMLVGAATTMFRMRKSLAAGLQRAVADLRKAGGQAEAVDRTQVDLSFRVVLPGLIITFVAMAVLYQFFAQSWPGALVSAVVMIVLGFFFAAVSGNLVGIIGSSNNPISGLTLSTLIVAALLMVAIGVKGLSGVAAVLGVAAVVCVSSAVAGEMLQDLKVGHILGGTPKSMQIGDLIGVLVSGLLLYFPLWILHEGNIREGGIGFGDPKLSAPQAGLMAMLSQGIVGGSMAWPLVLVGICMGLALVLLQVRSPMLFAVGMYLPLETTFAIFTGGVIRWLMDRARDRSNFNESQKARIENAAVLIASGLIAGEALMGMVKAGFAIADRPLASIFSFFKEPPAMAGLIVLALLALLLVRWPLAKAGDPNEPAPPAAIV; translated from the coding sequence ATGGCCAACCAGCAAACCTCCCACAGGCCCTTCGTTCCCCCTGACCTGACGATGACCGAGTTCACGTTGCGCGCGGTGGTTCTCGGGCTCGTGATGACCGTCATTCTGGGCGCCGCCAACGCCTACCTTGGTCTGCGCGCCGGCCAGACCATCGCCGCCACCTACCCGGCGGCGGTGATCAGCATGGCGGTGCTGCGGCTGTTCCGAGGCTCGATCCTCGAAGAGAACATGGCGCGCACGGTGGGCAGCATCGGCGAAAGCGTCGCCGCCGGGGCCATCTTCACGATCCCTGCCTTTGTCATCGTCGGCGCCTGGCAGAAGTTTGACACGTTCGAGGCCTACTGGCAGTCCAGCGCGCTGATGCTGGTGGGCGGCACGCTGGGGATCCTGTTCGTCACGCTGCTGCGCCGCGTGATGGTGGAAGACCCCGAGCTGCCCTTCCCGGAATCAAAGGCCGCGGCCGAGATCCACAAGGCCGGCCAGCGGGGAGCGGACGCTGCCAGGACGCTGTTCCAGGCGATGGGCGTGGGCGCGTTCGTGTATCTTCTTGGCGAGTTCCGGCTGTTTTCCGCCAGCCGGGATTTCCTGCTGAAGATCGGCGAACTGGGCAAGAGCGTCGTGCGGCTCGGCAGCGCCGGCACCGCCTCCGTGGGCGGGTTCACGAAGTTCTCTCTGCCGGCGGTGGCGCCGGCGTACCTCGGCGTCGGCTTCATCATCGGCCCGAGGCTGGGCGCGTTGAACTTCGCCGGCGGGCTCACCGCCTGGGGGCTGCTGGTGCCGCTGCTGGTCTATTTTCTGGGGCCTGAGCTGGCGAAAAATATTCCTCCGGGCGGCGGCCACGCGGCCTGGGACGCCATTGCCAGCCAGGTGTGGCGCAACATCGTGCGGCCGATCGCGGTGGGCGGCATGCTGGTGGGCGCGGCCACGACGATGTTCCGGATGCGCAAATCGCTCGCCGCCGGTCTTCAGCGCGCGGTGGCGGACCTGCGGAAGGCCGGCGGGCAGGCCGAGGCCGTGGATCGCACCCAGGTGGACCTGAGTTTCCGCGTGGTTCTGCCGGGGCTGATCATCACTTTCGTTGCGATGGCTGTCCTGTACCAGTTTTTTGCGCAGTCCTGGCCGGGCGCGCTGGTGTCCGCGGTGGTGATGATCGTGCTGGGATTCTTTTTTGCCGCCGTCTCGGGCAACCTGGTGGGCATCATCGGCTCTTCGAACAATCCCATCAGCGGACTGACGCTTTCGACGCTCATCGTCGCCGCCCTGCTGATGGTGGCCATTGGCGTGAAGGGCCTGTCCGGCGTGGCGGCGGTGCTTGGCGTGGCGGCGGTGGTGTGCGTGTCGTCGGCCGTTGCGGGCGAGATGTTGCAGGACCTCAAGGTGGGCCACATCCTCGGCGGCACGCCGAAGTCGATGCAGATCGGCGACCTGATCGGCGTGCTGGTCAGCGGACTGCTGCTCTACTTCCCGCTCTGGATCCTGCATGAGGGCAACATCCGCGAGGGCGGCATCGGCTTCGGCGATCCGAAGCTGTCGGCGCCGCAGGCGGGGCTGATGGCGATGCTCAGCCAGGGCATCGTGGGCGGCTCGATGGCGTGGCCGCTGGTGCTGGTGGGCATCTGCATGGGGCTGGCGCTGGTGCTGTTGCAGGTGCGGAGCCCGATGCTGTTCGCCGTCGGCATGTACCTGCCGCTGGAGACGACCTTCGCCATTTTTACCGGCGGCGTGATCCGCTGGCTGATGGACCGGGCGCGCGACCGGAGCAACTTCAACGAGTCGCAGAAGGCGCGCATCGAGAACGCCGCCGTGCTCATCGCCAGCGGCCTCATCGCCGGCGAGGCGCTGATGGGCATGGTGAAGGCAGGCTTCGCCATCGCCGACCGGCCGCTGGCGTCGATCTTCAGCTTTTTCAAAGAACCGCCTGCCATGGCCGGCCTGATCGTGCTGGCGCTGCTGGCGCTGCTGCTCGTCCGCTGGCCGCTGGCCAAGGCGGGCGATCCGAACGAGCCCGCGCCACCGGCGGCCATCGTCTGA
- a CDS encoding glucuronyl hydrolase: protein MIQFGPEIDRGLFEQTLDFAEKQVARLIDRHPGFYPVYTKNGRWKHDGPAWTHWCDGFLPGLMWIFHRRRVESGGQDAYWMDKAIEYTRPLEPRQFDRDVHDLGFIFFSSYYRWYQATRDTKLNEVLIQAGKTLAQRFVEKGQYLRSFVSEDSLFIDIMMNVGIVFYAARETGDRRLRDIAIRHALTTRRYLVRGDGSTAHEGIFDLETGAFLRHSTQQGYRADSCWSRGLTWALYGFGSCYEYTRDPRFLDTAERCADYYLTHTGPDGVPPWDFQAPEDSRRLVDTSAAAIAASGLLRLCRMLPDPVKGFYYWSSALHILRTLCEKYTARKDPHWEGILKGGVYHIHKNLGVNESVMWGEYFFCEALENALRHTLSNQARKQNGR, encoded by the coding sequence GTGATCCAGTTCGGACCGGAAATCGACCGCGGGCTGTTCGAGCAGACGCTCGATTTCGCCGAAAAACAGGTGGCCCGCCTCATTGACAGGCATCCGGGGTTTTATCCCGTCTACACGAAAAATGGCCGCTGGAAGCACGACGGGCCGGCCTGGACGCACTGGTGCGACGGCTTCCTGCCGGGCCTGATGTGGATCTTCCACCGCCGCCGGGTGGAAAGCGGCGGACAGGACGCCTACTGGATGGACAAGGCGATCGAATACACGCGGCCGCTGGAGCCGCGCCAGTTCGACCGCGACGTGCACGACCTCGGCTTCATCTTTTTTTCAAGCTATTACCGCTGGTATCAGGCAACGCGCGACACGAAGCTGAACGAGGTCCTCATCCAGGCCGGAAAGACGCTGGCGCAGCGTTTCGTCGAGAAGGGCCAGTACCTGCGCTCGTTCGTCAGCGAGGACTCGCTCTTCATCGACATCATGATGAACGTCGGCATTGTGTTCTACGCCGCGCGCGAGACGGGCGACCGGCGGCTGCGCGACATCGCCATCCGCCACGCGCTCACCACGCGCCGCTATCTGGTGCGCGGCGACGGCAGCACCGCGCACGAAGGCATCTTCGACCTGGAGACCGGCGCCTTTCTGCGGCACTCCACGCAGCAGGGCTACCGCGCCGACTCCTGCTGGTCGCGCGGCCTCACCTGGGCGCTTTACGGCTTCGGAAGCTGCTATGAGTACACGCGCGATCCGCGTTTCCTCGACACCGCCGAGCGCTGCGCCGACTACTACCTCACGCACACCGGCCCCGACGGCGTGCCGCCGTGGGATTTCCAGGCGCCGGAGGATTCGCGCAGGCTCGTCGATACCTCCGCCGCCGCCATTGCCGCCAGCGGCCTGCTGCGGCTGTGCCGCATGCTGCCCGACCCGGTGAAGGGTTTTTATTACTGGTCGAGTGCGCTGCACATTCTCAGAACGCTGTGCGAGAAATACACCGCCCGGAAGGATCCGCACTGGGAAGGGATCCTGAAGGGCGGCGTCTATCACATCCACAAGAACCTTGGCGTGAATGAAAGCGTGATGTGGGGCGAGTACTTTTTCTGCGAGGCGCTCGAGAACGCCCTGCGGCACACGCTTTCCAACCAGGCCCGGAAGCAGAACGGCCGCTGA
- a CDS encoding 1-acyl-sn-glycerol-3-phosphate acyltransferase, with the protein MDLRRRPWTGYLRSWLWTIPAASLVTAALVTLAVVTSPFALAAWQTRLYRLWARAVLKLFGVRVRITGAEHLRPGGHYVIVSNHLSLADTPVMLHAIPVEFRFLAKRELERVPFIGWYLRRAGHLTVDRRSVRSSMESLNEAARLIREQSRSVLIFAEGRRSPDGTLQPFRDGAAWLAIQSGAETAPVAIAGTERVLPAKDSCILPGEVEVRIGEPVSPAGFTLRERAAFTHLLEERVRSLLAGAASPPQSRQAG; encoded by the coding sequence ATGGATCTCCGGCGGCGGCCCTGGACCGGGTATCTGCGGTCCTGGCTGTGGACAATACCCGCCGCGAGCCTGGTCACCGCGGCGCTGGTCACCTTGGCCGTTGTCACCTCGCCCTTCGCCCTGGCCGCCTGGCAGACGCGGCTCTACCGCCTGTGGGCGCGCGCGGTGCTGAAGCTGTTCGGCGTCCGGGTGCGCATTACCGGCGCGGAGCATCTGCGGCCCGGCGGCCACTATGTGATCGTCTCGAATCATCTCTCGCTGGCCGACACGCCGGTGATGCTGCATGCGATTCCCGTTGAGTTCCGGTTCCTCGCCAAGCGCGAGCTGGAGCGCGTGCCGTTCATCGGCTGGTATCTGCGCCGCGCCGGGCACCTCACCGTCGACCGCCGCTCGGTCCGCTCCTCCATGGAGAGTCTGAACGAAGCGGCCCGGCTCATCCGCGAACAATCTCGCTCGGTTCTGATTTTTGCCGAAGGCCGCCGCAGCCCGGACGGCACGCTCCAGCCGTTCCGCGACGGCGCCGCCTGGCTGGCCATCCAGTCCGGCGCGGAGACGGCCCCGGTGGCCATTGCCGGCACCGAACGCGTCCTGCCCGCCAAAGACAGTTGCATCCTGCCGGGCGAAGTGGAAGTCCGCATCGGAGAGCCGGTCAGTCCGGCCGGCTTCACGCTGCGCGAGCGCGCCGCCTTCACTCACCTGCTGGAAGAACGCGTGCGCTCGCTCCTTGCCGGCGCAGCCAGTCCACCGCAATCGAGACAAGCTGGCTGA